Proteins from one Candidatus Thermoplasmatota archaeon genomic window:
- a CDS encoding CorA family divalent cation transporter: MKDTPSERRPVRSSRDTISTAGDPPGVCVGLLTGGKPVRLYGTSPAEFIPTLTKTSIAWVNFAVSDLRTDGERIATLLGFGGSLVETLLASGNLSEYEDRDSELGLLLPVARVAELEVSVHPLIVLVREGLVLTLHEEKKVNRMARMARYADTFLRKIPANLNPQDTVTIVLTRILNENNDRNFDGLRSIEEHGVRISGALLEKKGPNREEVGRQIYEMKHALIAYLDTLWASLDVIQNLRHGDAEMVSDDETLLARVALLADNVQRHIQLTEHMSDVLASGLEVLQSIYNNQLQSLNNRMAYVTAFLTILGTAVLVPNTIATVLAAGAFELTPADRGWYIGLIAGSTIVATSASYWYVKRSGMLPRPNE, encoded by the coding sequence GTGAAGGATACGCCATCGGAGCGGCGGCCGGTCCGGTCCTCGCGCGACACCATCTCGACCGCGGGCGACCCTCCCGGCGTCTGCGTGGGCCTCCTCACGGGCGGGAAGCCGGTGCGGCTCTACGGCACCTCTCCCGCCGAGTTCATCCCGACGCTCACGAAAACGAGCATCGCCTGGGTGAACTTCGCCGTCTCGGACCTCCGGACGGACGGCGAGCGCATCGCGACGCTCCTCGGCTTCGGCGGAAGCCTCGTGGAGACGCTCCTCGCGTCCGGCAACCTCTCCGAGTACGAGGACCGGGACTCCGAGCTCGGCCTCCTCCTCCCGGTCGCGCGCGTCGCGGAGCTCGAAGTCTCCGTCCACCCCCTCATCGTGCTCGTCCGCGAGGGGCTCGTCCTCACGCTCCATGAAGAGAAGAAGGTGAACCGCATGGCCCGCATGGCGCGCTACGCGGACACCTTTTTGCGGAAGATTCCCGCGAATCTCAATCCCCAGGACACGGTCACGATCGTCCTCACGCGAATCCTCAACGAGAACAACGACCGCAACTTCGACGGCCTGAGGAGCATCGAGGAGCACGGCGTGCGGATCAGCGGCGCGCTTCTGGAGAAGAAGGGACCGAACCGCGAGGAGGTCGGGCGACAGATCTACGAGATGAAGCACGCCCTCATCGCCTACCTCGACACGCTCTGGGCCTCGCTCGACGTCATCCAGAACCTCCGCCATGGCGACGCGGAGATGGTGTCCGACGACGAGACGCTGCTCGCCCGCGTAGCCCTGCTCGCCGACAACGTGCAACGCCACATCCAGCTCACGGAGCACATGAGCGACGTTCTCGCGAGCGGCCTCGAGGTCCTGCAGTCCATCTACAACAACCAGCTGCAGTCCCTGAACAACCGGATGGCGTACGTGACGGCATTCCTGACCATCCTCGGCACCGCGGTGCTCGTCCCGAACACCATCGCGACGGTCCTCGCGGCGGGCGCGTTCGAGCTGACGCCGGCCGACCGCGGATGGTACATCGGTCTCATCGCGGGCTCCACCATCGTCGCGACGAGCGCTTCGTACTGGTACGTCAAGCGCAGCGGCATGCTTCCGCGCCCGAACGAGTGA
- a CDS encoding S8 family serine peptidase — MSVQARAATLVLVALMLAGSMPVAGAGAEVRTPLLLVGVGDLALDEAEKRVRLMGGTVVERIPQIGLIAVDEGRATDLAARLDAAPWTDYVGRDGLARALDLNAMTPNPPADPLYHRQWGPAVANFTGAWRSEQGQEGVIVAVLDSGVFVQHPDLVEACARHCGLGNVDGYGHGTHVAGIIAAAANNGEGIAGVAPGVSIMSIKVLTDAGVGPWLTIIQGVVMAADAGARVISMSLGGQCDAGTCEALREAGRYAASRDALLVAAAGNAGCAPCVAYPAALPEYMAVAASRGPHGDFAWFSSRGPELEISAPGEAVVSAMAPASVLGGVCLLDGYVSPHYCALDGTSMAAPHVSGAAALIMSRCPHVPAADVRAVLVSTAKDRGPKGHDWIYGHGSLDAGRALAAAC; from the coding sequence ATGTCCGTCCAGGCCCGCGCGGCGACGCTCGTCCTCGTCGCTCTCATGCTCGCAGGATCGATGCCCGTCGCCGGCGCGGGCGCCGAGGTCCGAACGCCGCTCCTTCTCGTCGGCGTGGGGGACCTCGCGCTCGACGAGGCCGAAAAGCGCGTGCGTCTCATGGGCGGAACGGTCGTCGAGCGCATCCCCCAGATCGGGCTCATCGCGGTCGACGAGGGACGGGCGACGGACCTCGCGGCGCGCCTCGACGCGGCCCCGTGGACCGACTACGTGGGCCGCGACGGCCTGGCCCGCGCCCTCGACCTGAACGCGATGACGCCGAATCCCCCCGCCGATCCGCTTTATCATCGACAGTGGGGGCCCGCGGTCGCGAACTTCACGGGCGCGTGGCGCTCGGAGCAGGGGCAGGAGGGCGTGATCGTGGCCGTCCTCGACTCCGGCGTCTTCGTGCAGCATCCTGATCTCGTCGAAGCCTGCGCGCGACACTGTGGGCTCGGCAACGTCGACGGATACGGGCACGGCACGCACGTCGCGGGCATCATCGCCGCCGCCGCGAACAACGGCGAGGGCATCGCGGGCGTCGCGCCCGGGGTCTCGATCATGAGCATCAAGGTCCTCACCGACGCGGGCGTCGGCCCGTGGCTCACCATCATTCAAGGGGTCGTCATGGCTGCCGATGCGGGCGCGCGCGTCATCAGCATGAGCCTCGGCGGCCAATGCGACGCCGGGACGTGCGAGGCGCTCCGGGAGGCGGGGCGTTACGCGGCCTCCCGCGACGCCCTCCTGGTCGCCGCGGCCGGAAACGCCGGCTGCGCGCCCTGCGTGGCCTACCCCGCGGCGCTCCCCGAGTACATGGCGGTCGCCGCCTCGCGCGGCCCTCATGGCGACTTCGCCTGGTTCTCGAGCCGCGGACCCGAGCTCGAGATCAGCGCTCCGGGGGAAGCCGTGGTGAGCGCGATGGCGCCCGCCTCGGTCCTCGGCGGCGTGTGCCTCCTCGACGGATACGTCTCGCCCCACTACTGCGCGCTCGACGGGACGAGCATGGCCGCGCCCCACGTGAGCGGCGCCGCGGCCCTCATCATGTCCCGCTGTCCCCACGTTCCGGCGGCCGACGTCCGCGCCGTGCTCGTATCGACCGCGAAGGACCGCGGTCCGAAAGGCCACGATTGGATCTACGGACACGGATCGCTCGACGCCGGGCGCGCGCTCGCGGCCGCCTGCTAG
- a CDS encoding DUF367 family protein has protein sequence MTVKVLVYHVSQDDPKKNTARKLARFELATLFHKVAQIPRGSILLDPFSEKALSREDVAAAERRGLVALDCSWKKAEEVFPEARAKTEPRALPYLLAANPVNYGRPFMLSTAEALAASAYILGAREQAEAMMSKFIWGPTFLVLNKEPLDAYAAARTSGEVVAAQRDFVPDEPESAGGTTVEE, from the coding sequence ATGACCGTGAAGGTCCTCGTCTACCACGTTTCGCAGGATGATCCGAAGAAAAATACGGCGCGCAAGCTCGCCAGGTTCGAGCTCGCGACCCTCTTCCACAAGGTCGCCCAGATTCCCCGGGGCTCCATCCTCCTCGATCCCTTCTCGGAGAAGGCGCTCTCGCGCGAGGACGTCGCCGCCGCCGAGCGCCGCGGCCTCGTCGCCCTCGACTGCTCGTGGAAGAAGGCCGAGGAGGTGTTTCCCGAGGCCCGCGCGAAGACGGAGCCGCGCGCGCTGCCTTACCTTCTCGCCGCGAACCCCGTGAACTACGGACGGCCCTTCATGCTCTCGACGGCCGAAGCCCTCGCCGCCTCCGCCTACATCCTCGGCGCCCGCGAACAGGCCGAGGCGATGATGTCCAAGTTCATCTGGGGACCGACCTTCCTCGTCCTGAACAAGGAACCGCTCGACGCCTATGCGGCGGCGCGCACGAGCGGCGAGGTCGTGGCGGCCCAGCGCGATTTCGTTCCGGACGAGCCCGAGTCCGCCGGCGGCACAACCGTCGAAGAATAG
- a CDS encoding class I SAM-dependent methyltransferase family protein → MSALLAEAARTRLSREANLDARRRIHRRDDGRVDIPVLDPSRAERVARDFGGEVVESASDGARPPREPRDIVIDRLRGRIPDEKLELVPRKWERLGHVVLLRIPEPLRDAETLVAEAFAEALRVKTVLEDAAGVAGEFREMAARVLHGSVTETVAVENGILYKLDAARIMFSSGNTHERTLAARTPAAGETVVDLFAGIGYFTLPIAVYAKPAKLVACEKNPAAFRYLVENVRLNDVEDVVEARLGDNRDVAPRGLADRVLMGYVGGTRAFLPVSLDALKREGGVLHFHDTAPADRWREEVSGAVVEAARAAGRSAEVLRERVVKNYAPGIVHAVAEVRIGPEVAS, encoded by the coding sequence GTGTCTGCGCTGCTTGCCGAGGCCGCCCGCACGCGGCTGTCGCGCGAGGCCAATCTCGACGCGCGGCGGCGGATCCATCGGCGCGACGATGGCCGCGTGGACATCCCCGTGCTCGACCCGTCCCGCGCCGAGCGCGTCGCGCGGGACTTCGGGGGCGAGGTGGTCGAGAGCGCCTCCGACGGGGCGCGCCCTCCGCGCGAGCCGCGGGACATCGTCATCGACCGGCTGCGGGGCAGGATCCCCGACGAGAAGCTCGAGCTTGTCCCGAGGAAATGGGAGCGACTCGGCCACGTCGTGCTGCTCAGGATTCCCGAGCCCCTCCGCGACGCCGAGACGCTCGTCGCCGAGGCGTTCGCGGAGGCCCTCCGCGTGAAGACCGTGCTCGAGGACGCCGCGGGCGTCGCGGGCGAGTTCCGCGAGATGGCCGCCCGCGTCCTTCACGGATCGGTCACGGAGACCGTGGCCGTCGAGAATGGCATCCTCTACAAGCTCGACGCGGCGCGCATCATGTTCAGCTCGGGCAACACGCACGAGCGCACGCTCGCGGCGCGAACGCCCGCCGCGGGCGAAACGGTCGTGGACCTGTTCGCCGGGATCGGCTACTTTACCCTGCCCATCGCCGTGTACGCGAAGCCCGCGAAGCTCGTGGCCTGCGAGAAGAACCCGGCCGCGTTCCGATACCTCGTCGAGAACGTGCGCCTGAACGACGTCGAGGACGTCGTCGAAGCGCGGCTCGGCGACAATCGCGACGTGGCGCCGCGCGGACTCGCCGACCGCGTTCTCATGGGATACGTCGGCGGAACGCGCGCCTTCCTTCCCGTGAGCCTCGACGCGCTCAAGCGCGAAGGGGGCGTGCTGCACTTCCACGACACCGCGCCCGCCGATCGCTGGCGCGAGGAGGTGTCGGGCGCCGTCGTCGAGGCCGCGCGGGCCGCGGGTCGCTCCGCCGAGGTGCTTCGCGAACGCGTCGTGAAGAACTACGCGCCCGGCATCGTCCATGCCGTGGCGGAGGTCCGCATCGGACCGGAGGTCGCCTCATGA
- a CDS encoding NAD-dependent epimerase/dehydratase family protein → MAKTLVLGGTGFIGGAVVAAAAARGPVRGLTRGRRAVPPVDGVEWLPGDLGDPASLEAAFAGVDTVLHAAGHYPRLGIHKSEALARGIAETRNVIAAARAARVKKLVYVSSLSTLGPPRAGRDEADEGDRYVPGAVDNAYFAVKYAMETELLAARDVPVVAVVPTFVFGPGDVKPTSGRLVLAVARHHLPAYVEGHVNVVDVRDVAEGVLAAAAKGRAGERYILGNENVVLSEWLALVAERAGAPEPSIALPYEVARAMAVASESATDATRKLSKTLPPGPWQAFIRNPVQVSLEAVDLFHHATWVSTEKAAKELGWAPKIGKARSIDDTLADFKARGLW, encoded by the coding sequence ATGGCGAAGACGCTCGTCCTCGGCGGGACGGGGTTCATCGGCGGCGCGGTCGTGGCGGCCGCGGCCGCGCGCGGCCCCGTCCGGGGCCTCACGCGCGGTCGACGCGCCGTGCCTCCCGTGGACGGCGTGGAATGGCTTCCGGGCGACCTCGGCGACCCGGCGTCGCTCGAGGCCGCCTTCGCGGGCGTCGACACGGTGCTCCACGCGGCCGGGCACTATCCGCGCCTCGGCATCCACAAATCGGAGGCGCTCGCGCGGGGCATCGCGGAGACGCGCAACGTCATCGCCGCCGCGCGGGCCGCGCGCGTGAAGAAGCTCGTCTACGTATCCTCGCTTTCCACGCTGGGCCCTCCGCGCGCGGGCCGGGACGAGGCCGACGAGGGGGACCGGTACGTTCCCGGGGCCGTCGACAACGCCTACTTCGCGGTGAAGTACGCAATGGAGACGGAGCTTCTCGCCGCGCGGGACGTCCCCGTCGTGGCGGTCGTGCCCACGTTCGTCTTCGGTCCCGGGGACGTGAAGCCGACGAGCGGGCGCCTCGTCCTCGCGGTCGCGCGCCACCATCTGCCCGCCTACGTCGAAGGGCACGTCAACGTGGTCGACGTGCGCGACGTCGCGGAGGGCGTGCTCGCGGCCGCCGCGAAGGGCAGGGCGGGCGAGCGCTACATCCTCGGGAACGAGAACGTCGTCCTCTCCGAATGGCTTGCGCTCGTCGCGGAGCGCGCAGGGGCGCCCGAGCCGAGCATCGCGCTTCCGTACGAAGTCGCCCGCGCGATGGCGGTCGCGTCGGAATCCGCGACGGACGCGACGCGGAAGCTCTCGAAGACGCTCCCCCCGGGACCGTGGCAGGCTTTCATCCGCAACCCGGTGCAGGTCAGCCTCGAAGCGGTGGATCTCTTCCATCACGCGACGTGGGTTTCGACGGAAAAGGCCGCGAAGGAGCTCGGCTGGGCCCCGAAGATCGGGAAGGCGAGGTCGATCGACGACACGCTTGCGGACTTCAAGGCGCGCGGCCTGTGGTGA
- a CDS encoding AsnC family transcriptional regulator translates to MDELDFQILTHLYEDARKPYDAIGRSVSLSGNAVKARVAKMEEEGVLKGFFGSPAPSLLGMRMCILVFQNVEKLEEREKDILKNVGSIGPVRTLDITFDNSVIVSVLHRDEEDLDAIVKRASELVGKAPGHTIGCPSCASESARDVKLGLVDWRIVKALRKDGRKALKDIVQETGASFKTVKKRLAAMLEKDALHIAPFVSTSEASGLVLFNLMVFLESNRYRHAALSALPKPYAAWPMDDPPGVSITMFRPNLRAAQEARHLVKNLPGVTRTYFKISTRYRYDQWVDEEIARRIASLERERQPIVSVPVLTQPAAPAAGRARGS, encoded by the coding sequence ATGGACGAGCTGGACTTCCAGATCCTGACGCACCTCTACGAGGACGCGCGGAAACCCTACGACGCGATCGGCCGATCCGTCTCGCTTTCGGGGAACGCCGTCAAGGCGCGCGTCGCCAAGATGGAGGAGGAGGGCGTCCTCAAGGGATTCTTCGGCAGCCCGGCCCCGAGCCTCCTCGGCATGCGCATGTGCATCCTCGTCTTCCAGAACGTCGAGAAGCTCGAGGAGCGCGAGAAGGACATCCTGAAGAACGTGGGGTCGATCGGGCCCGTCCGCACCCTCGACATCACCTTCGACAACTCCGTCATCGTCTCCGTCCTCCACCGCGACGAGGAGGACCTGGACGCGATCGTCAAGCGAGCGTCGGAGCTCGTCGGCAAGGCGCCGGGTCACACGATCGGCTGCCCGTCGTGCGCGAGCGAATCCGCGCGCGACGTCAAGCTCGGTCTCGTGGATTGGCGCATCGTCAAGGCGCTGCGGAAGGACGGGCGCAAGGCGCTCAAGGACATCGTGCAGGAGACGGGGGCGAGCTTCAAGACCGTCAAGAAGCGGCTTGCCGCGATGCTCGAGAAGGACGCGCTCCACATCGCGCCCTTCGTGTCGACGAGCGAAGCCTCGGGTCTCGTCCTCTTCAACCTCATGGTCTTCCTGGAATCCAACCGATACCGCCACGCGGCCCTCTCGGCCCTCCCGAAACCGTACGCGGCGTGGCCGATGGACGACCCGCCCGGCGTGAGCATCACGATGTTCCGTCCGAACCTCCGGGCCGCGCAGGAGGCGCGCCACCTCGTGAAGAACCTGCCCGGCGTCACGCGGACGTACTTCAAGATCAGCACGCGTTACCGCTACGACCAATGGGTCGACGAGGAGATCGCGCGCCGCATCGCCTCGCTCGAGCGCGAGAGACAGCCGATCGTGTCCGTACCCGTCCTCACGCAGCCCGCGGCGCCCGCCGCGGGTCGCGCGCGGGGCAGCTGA